In a single window of the Delftia tsuruhatensis genome:
- a CDS encoding ExbD/TolR family protein — protein MSFGRLASRQGPSQPLHAINVTPLVDVMLVLVVIFILAAPMLAASLRVQLPQAQGTQPMAAANEDDALLLEVDAGGALWVQGQSTTAEALRERLARLGARNPQAELQLRADQAVPYGRVAELMGWAHAAGLTRMGFVAEPVRARPPEAGAGPGPSSPQR, from the coding sequence CCCAGCCGCTGCATGCCATCAATGTCACGCCCCTGGTGGACGTGATGCTGGTCCTGGTCGTCATCTTCATCCTGGCCGCGCCCATGCTCGCTGCCTCGCTGCGGGTGCAACTGCCCCAGGCCCAGGGCACCCAGCCCATGGCCGCCGCGAACGAGGACGATGCCCTGCTGCTGGAAGTCGATGCCGGCGGCGCGCTCTGGGTGCAGGGCCAGTCCACCACGGCCGAGGCGCTGCGCGAGCGCCTGGCACGGCTGGGCGCCCGCAATCCCCAGGCCGAGCTGCAATTGCGCGCCGACCAGGCCGTGCCCTATGGCCGCGTGGCCGAACTCATGGGATGGGCCCATGCGGCAGGCCTGACGCGCATGGGCTTCGTGGCCGAGCCGGTGCGGGCCCGGCCGCCCGAGGCCGGCGCCGGGCCGGGGCCGTCCTCCCCGCAGCGCTGA